The nucleotide sequence AGCAGCGCGAGTGAGCCGTTGCGTTCGAGCGGAACGATCAGTTCGGTCACTCCCTTCCAGCAGCTGTGCAGGAACGGCCTGCGCAATCGGTCGGCCGCCGCTTCGGCCCGCAGCATGCACTCCTCGTGACAGCGCCGATTCCAGCCCGGAGTCTCAAACCGCCCGGTGATGCAGTACGGGTGAATATGCATGTACCGCCCCGGGAAAAACGGTGTTCCGTCGGCATGATAGAAGATTCCGCGGCAGTCGTGCAGCGTCAGGTGTACGCCGTGCTTCCGTTCGAATGCCTGCAGCGCGGCTGCGAGCGATTTTCCCGGTGAAGCGGCATCGATGGCTTCGAAAGTTATCATGAATTTCCTGTATAAAGCAATTTTGTATAAAGATACAGCTTTTTTCTGCATTTTCAAATTCGCCGTTTTCCGGTATTATTGATAATAGAAAATCAAAACGGAAAACAGGAGCAGGAACAGATGAATTACGATGTGATTGCAGTCGGCGGCGGTCCCGCCGGTATCGGTGCGGCTTACGCGGCTGCCGGGTGCGGAGCGAAGGTGCTGCTGCTCGAACGCAGCGGGAGATTGGGCGGAACCGCGGTACAGTCAGTGGTCGGTCCTCTGATGGGAGGCGTCGAAAGCCGCATTGTCACTGAAATTCTGGCGCGGCTCGGCGGCTGCTGCGTCGATTTCCGGCGCATGGACATTGAGCTGTTCGATCTGCTTGCGGAGCGCGGCGTCGAGATTCTGCTCCATGCTCCGGTATCCGGGGTGCGGCTTGAGGGAAACCGGGTAACCGGTGTCGAAGCGGAGTGCCGTGAAGGGCGGCGCATTTTCTCCGCCCGCTGCGTGATCGACTGCACCGGAGACGGCGATGTCGCCTTCCGGGCCGGCGTCCCGTTCGAGATCGGGCGCGCCGGTGACGGTCTGATGCAGCCGGTCAGCATCATGTACCTGATCGGCGGAATCGATCCTCTTCGCCGGATGAAATGCACCTGTGAACAGGACGCGCGCATTACGATGGTGAACGGCCGCACCTGGGAGGAGATCGTGCTGGAGGCGCAGTCGGGCGGCAGATTGCCCGATACGGTCAGCGTGATCCGTTTGTACCATGCTGTCCGCGAGGACGAGAATATCGTCAACGCAACCCAGGTGAATTACATTGATGGAACCTCCTCGGCCGACCTGACCCGCGCTGAAATAGAAGGGCGGCGGCAGGCGTTCCGGATTCTCGATTTCCTGCGCGAAACGGTACCGGGCTATGAGAACGCCTTCATCTC is from Victivallis lenta and encodes:
- a CDS encoding FAD-dependent oxidoreductase, with the protein product MNYDVIAVGGGPAGIGAAYAAAGCGAKVLLLERSGRLGGTAVQSVVGPLMGGVESRIVTEILARLGGCCVDFRRMDIELFDLLAERGVEILLHAPVSGVRLEGNRVTGVEAECREGRRIFSARCVIDCTGDGDVAFRAGVPFEIGRAGDGLMQPVSIMYLIGGIDPLRRMKCTCEQDARITMVNGRTWEEIVLEAQSGGRLPDTVSVIRLYHAVREDENIVNATQVNYIDGTSSADLTRAEIEGRRQAFRILDFLRETVPGYENAFISQMPAAIGVRETRRFEGVARLEKGDCIAGRRFADAVVRRACFSIDIHNPAGGGQAAGHEENAVGTAERAQPYDIPYGVLVPRRLDGLLFAGRCVSASHEALASCRVMCIAMALGAGAGAAGAYAARCGCELRNVPVTEIRHVLFD